From the Arthrobacter sp. PM3 genome, one window contains:
- a CDS encoding MFS transporter, with amino-acid sequence MNFALYRELLAVRPVRRLLLVGMIARIPHSAAGVLLTLHIVLSLGQGYAAAGAAAAVMTIGIAVGAPWRGRRVDTVGLRKALIPSVISETVIWSVVPHVSYEVLLPLVFIGGLLTLPIFSVVRQSLGVLATGDRRRTAFALDAIATELVFMIGPAVGAVVATSGQSVLGLTVVGVATSVAGLFLMWFNPPTRSASPDAGLDAEELECAEAAVVAAAPAHVQEAAAELAPLAAAAEERQRRAGLRHRMVHNFSWFTPAVAAVFAVAAGAGMVLSGTDVGIVAALQTGGHESEIGIVFLFWCAASVVGGLLYGAMHRPVSPILLLLGMSALTIPMAFATDTWTLSLLSLLPGLLCAPVLSAASEKVAELVDESRRGEAMGWYGSSLTGGVALGAPLAGLFIDVIGPSAGFLSVGIAGVALCLVGLSLQQVRRRRLANV; translated from the coding sequence GTGAATTTCGCGCTTTACCGGGAGCTGCTCGCTGTCCGGCCCGTCCGCAGGCTGCTGCTGGTCGGGATGATCGCCCGCATCCCGCACTCGGCAGCGGGCGTGTTGCTGACCCTGCACATTGTCCTGTCGCTCGGGCAGGGCTACGCGGCCGCCGGGGCAGCGGCCGCCGTCATGACCATCGGCATCGCAGTGGGCGCGCCCTGGCGCGGACGCCGCGTGGACACCGTGGGGCTGCGCAAAGCTCTGATCCCCTCGGTCATTTCCGAGACCGTCATCTGGTCCGTCGTGCCGCACGTGTCCTACGAGGTCCTGCTGCCGCTGGTGTTCATCGGCGGCCTGCTGACACTGCCCATCTTCAGCGTGGTGCGCCAGTCCCTGGGTGTCCTGGCGACCGGAGACCGGCGCCGCACTGCATTCGCCCTGGACGCCATCGCCACCGAGCTCGTCTTCATGATCGGCCCCGCGGTCGGTGCCGTGGTTGCCACCAGCGGCCAGTCCGTCCTGGGCCTGACAGTCGTCGGGGTGGCCACATCCGTCGCCGGACTCTTCCTCATGTGGTTCAACCCGCCCACCCGGAGCGCGTCCCCGGATGCCGGACTCGACGCGGAGGAGCTGGAGTGCGCGGAGGCCGCCGTCGTCGCCGCAGCCCCGGCACACGTCCAGGAGGCCGCGGCCGAACTCGCGCCCCTGGCGGCCGCCGCCGAGGAGCGGCAGCGGCGCGCGGGCCTGAGGCACCGCATGGTCCACAACTTCAGCTGGTTCACCCCCGCCGTAGCCGCCGTCTTCGCCGTCGCAGCCGGTGCCGGCATGGTCCTCAGCGGCACCGACGTCGGGATCGTGGCGGCCCTGCAGACCGGCGGCCACGAGTCCGAGATCGGAATCGTCTTTCTCTTCTGGTGCGCGGCCTCAGTGGTCGGCGGGCTGCTCTACGGGGCCATGCACCGGCCCGTCTCGCCGATTCTGCTGCTGCTGGGCATGTCGGCCCTGACCATCCCGATGGCCTTCGCGACCGACACCTGGACCCTCAGCCTGCTCTCGCTGTTGCCCGGGCTGCTGTGCGCGCCCGTGCTGTCCGCAGCCTCGGAAAAGGTCGCTGAGCTTGTTGACGAGAGCCGGCGCGGCGAGGCCATGGGCTGGTACGGATCCTCGCTGACCGGCGGAGTGGCGCTGGGCGCCCCGCTGGCGGGCCTGTTCATCGACGTCATCGGCCCGTCGGCCGGCTTCCTGTCCGTGGGAATCGCGGGGGTCGCCCTCTGCCTCGTGGGACTGTCCCTGCAGCAGGTGCGGCGGCGCCGCCTGGCCAACGTCTGA
- a CDS encoding DUF1844 domain-containing protein: MSTSDSNSHVFEPAAAQADVSQQIRDISEVPAIEVITTAAVHLMSAAAVKLGLAAEDNAQELKDLDEARKLITALAGLVTAAAPEIGSQHAGPLRDGLRSLQLAFREESIIPDPPGKGPGEKYTGPVN; encoded by the coding sequence ATGAGCACTTCAGACAGTAATTCCCACGTCTTCGAGCCCGCAGCCGCCCAGGCCGACGTCTCGCAGCAGATCCGCGACATCTCCGAAGTTCCCGCCATCGAGGTCATCACCACGGCCGCCGTGCACCTGATGAGTGCCGCCGCAGTGAAGCTCGGCCTCGCCGCCGAGGACAACGCGCAGGAACTCAAGGACCTCGACGAGGCCCGCAAGCTGATCACCGCCCTGGCGGGCCTGGTCACGGCCGCGGCACCGGAAATCGGTTCGCAGCACGCGGGGCCGTTGCGTGACGGGTTGCGCTCGCTCCAGCTGGCTTTCCGCGAGGAGTCGATCATCCCGGACCCGCCGGGCAAGGGCCCGGGCGAAAAGTACACCGGCCCGGTCAACTAG
- the infC gene encoding translation initiation factor IF-3, producing MRLVGPAGEQVGIVRIEDALRLAAEADLDLVEVAPQAKPPVCKLMDFGKYKYEAAVKAREARKNQTNTVLKEIRFRLKIDTHDYETKRGHALRFLGAGDKVKAMIQFRGREQQRPEMGIRLLQRFADDVAEVGVVESSPRIDGRNMVMVVGPLKNKAEAKAEARRATQRAEAKAENEAKAAARVDVSGGNAPLTQSLSDLLPEGFGAAPEAPAAEAAEPAAAPAPAEEVKVEEAKVEPAPVEEAKVEAAPAEEAQAEAAPAEEAKAEAAPAEEAKAEEAPVQEALKEAAPAAAPKPVAAPKPVPRPSAPKPAARPAAPRAAAKPGSKKTN from the coding sequence GTGCGGCTGGTCGGCCCTGCAGGCGAACAGGTAGGAATTGTCCGTATTGAGGATGCCCTGCGTTTGGCTGCCGAAGCCGATCTGGATCTCGTTGAAGTTGCACCGCAGGCCAAGCCTCCGGTGTGCAAGCTGATGGACTTCGGCAAGTACAAGTACGAAGCCGCTGTCAAGGCGCGCGAGGCCCGGAAGAACCAGACCAACACGGTCCTGAAGGAAATCCGCTTCCGCCTGAAGATCGACACCCACGACTACGAGACAAAGCGCGGCCACGCGCTCCGCTTCCTCGGTGCCGGTGACAAGGTCAAGGCCATGATCCAGTTCCGTGGCCGCGAACAGCAGCGCCCCGAGATGGGCATCCGCCTGCTCCAGCGCTTCGCCGATGACGTCGCCGAAGTCGGCGTGGTGGAGTCCAGCCCGCGCATCGATGGCCGCAACATGGTCATGGTGGTGGGCCCGCTGAAGAACAAGGCCGAAGCCAAGGCAGAAGCCCGCCGTGCAACGCAGCGCGCTGAAGCCAAGGCGGAGAACGAGGCCAAGGCAGCCGCCCGCGTCGACGTCTCCGGCGGGAACGCACCGCTGACCCAGTCGCTCTCAGACCTCCTGCCGGAAGGCTTCGGCGCAGCGCCGGAGGCTCCCGCGGCCGAGGCTGCCGAGCCCGCAGCAGCACCGGCCCCGGCCGAAGAGGTCAAGGTCGAAGAAGCCAAGGTCGAACCGGCTCCGGTCGAAGAAGCCAAGGTCGAGGCGGCCCCGGCCGAAGAAGCCCAGGCCGAAGCGGCCCCGGCCGAAGAAGCCAAGGCCGAAGCGGCCCCGGCCGAAGAAGCCAAGGCCGAAGAGGCCCCGGTCCAGGAAGCACTGAAGGAGGCCGCTCCGGCCGCTGCGCCGAAGCCTGTTGCCGCCCCGAAGCCGGTCCCGAGGCCTTCGGCTCCGAAGCCCGCCGCACGGCCGGCCGCCCCCCGGGCTGCCGCCAAGCCCGGCAGCAAAAAGACGAACTAG
- the rpmI gene encoding 50S ribosomal protein L35: MPKMKTHSGAKKRFKLTGSGKLRRQQANRRHYLEHKSSRLTRRLAGDKIVFKGDAKVIRKMLGI, encoded by the coding sequence ATGCCGAAGATGAAGACCCACAGCGGTGCTAAGAAGCGCTTCAAGCTGACCGGCAGCGGCAAGCTGCGCCGTCAGCAGGCCAACCGCCGTCACTACCTCGAGCACAAGTCCAGCCGTCTGACCCGTCGCCTCGCCGGCGACAAGATCGTCTTCAAGGGCGACGCCAAGGTCATCCGGAAGATGCTGGGCATCTAA